One genomic region from Rosa rugosa chromosome 1, drRosRugo1.1, whole genome shotgun sequence encodes:
- the LOC133733898 gene encoding uncharacterized protein LOC133733898 — protein MTTTMSSATATTTTTLLLLLLLTLVATSTSTSAPILGLDTFLTHQSRYDRQASNDSFQSLSSTLRHSLSLSSPSLSHSLSSILSLTIPLSLHVRLVGPSFPSSSATLLSSFLSASQTSDHFHVITPADASDSHRLAVKHSLHLDVSHSPSLASQLSKTLASELANTPASLRSPLVSVAYDSIDRIIKQDFEKEKPVHGVYLYFLDLGPQSKSYAYSYGSGDSSPGFTKCLGSVWTGSDRYIWIDLGAGPVDYGPALSGDAVKGEEEKDKGHVATCERKRITKRKG, from the exons ATGACCACCACCATGTCCTCCGCCAcggccaccaccaccaccaccctcctcctcctcctcctcctaacCCTAGTcgccacctccacctccacctcagCCCCAATTCTCGGCCTCGACACCTTCCTCACCCACCAGTCCCGCTACGACCGGCAAGCCTCCAACGACTCCTTCCAGTCTCTCTCCTCCACTCTCCGccactccctctctctctcctcgccgtctctctcccactctctctcctccatcctCTCCCTCaccatccctctctctctccacgtCCGCCTCGTCGGCCCTTCCTTCCCTTCCTCCTCCGCCACTctcctctcctccttcctctccgcCTCCCAGACCTCCGATCACTTCCACGTCATCACCCCCGCCGACGCCTCCGACTCTCACCGCTTGGCCGTCAAGCACTCCCTCCACCTCGACGTCAGTCACTCCCCCTCCCTCGCCTCTCAGctctccaaaaccctagccTCCGAGCTCGCCAATACCCCCGCCAGTCTCCGATCGCCGCTTGTCTCCGTCGCCTACGACTCAATCGACCGGATCATCAAGCAGGACTTCGAGAAAGAGAAGCCGGTCCACGGCGTTTACCTCTATTTCTTGGATTTGGGGCCCCAATCCAAGAGCTATGCTTACAGCTATGGATCTGGTGACTCCTCTCCTGGCTTCACCAAGTGCTTGGGCAGCGTTTGGACCGGGTCGGACCGCTACATTTGGATCGATTTGGGCGCCGGACCGGTCGACTACGGCCCGGCGCTTTCCGGCGACG CCGTGAAAGGGGAAGAAGAGAAAGATAAGGGCCATGTGGCCACATGTGAGAGGAAGAggataacaaaaagaaaagggtaA
- the LOC133733906 gene encoding uncharacterized protein LOC133733906 — protein MAPPRRKKNNSSMPSQEEEEHVDSISRHEEQQDQEERQEEEEEVTPADLAHILSAFGRTQKEMVDTMKQLVNSISATKQLEQPNDGEQPQKVSHEDSAVKASDNQKAPSFVTQDDVVAILEKELRRGSEDWKYAPQPPYPSSIMHLSYPKNYETPTFTLFDGRKGSPKEHISRFIDALGPHASNHNLRMREFSKTLTDRAYTWYTTLAPGSIRNWDEMAGKFCRKYFQYEERVTIAQLNNTRQRTGENLVDFVRHFRDLALDCYEEKDEESLVEICIINILPEYRVYLENIGITQFSRLIEAVRKTSMSVKTTTSQRSWRDKKDTTQRDAHQALMVDERYLKRKERSGTVPAVPCTDEELHAILDTLFADGVIKPVQREKPPTREDKKNPRYCRYHQIVGHPTPACQTL, from the coding sequence ATGGCTCCACCgcgaagaaagaagaataacagCAGCATGCCTTCccaagaggaagaagaacacGTTGATTCTATTTCCAGGCATGAAGAGCAACAAGATCAGGAAGAAAggcaagaggaggaggaggaggtcaCTCCTGCAGACTTGGCACACATTCTCAGCGCTTTCGGTAGGACTCAAAAGGAGATGGTTGACACCATGAAACAGTTGGTCAACTCAATCTCAGCAACAAAGCAGCTTGAGCAACCAAATGATGGAGAGCAACCACAGAAGGTTTCCCATGAGGACTCTGCCGTGAAAGCATCAGACAACCAGAAGGCACCTTCTTTCGTTACCCAAGATGATGTTGTTGCCATTTTGGAAAAAGAGCTGCGTCGTGGCTCTGAAGACTGGAAGTATGCTCCTCAACCCCCTTATCCTTCAAGCATAATGCATTTATCCTACCCCAAGAACTATGAGACACCCACTTTTACTCTTTTCGATGGAAGAAAAGGCAGCCCAAAAGAGCATATTAGTCGATTTATCGACGCTCTTGGTCCTCATGCTAGCAATCATAATCTTAGGATGAGGGAGTTTTCCAAAACCCTCACTGATCGTGCATATACTTGGTACACCACCCTAGCTCCTGGTTCCATTAGAAACTGGGATGAAATGGCAGGCAAGTTCTGTAGAAAGTATTTCCAATATGAGGAAAGGGTGACCATTGCGCAGCTGAACAACACTCGTCAAAGGACCGGAGAAAACCTGGTGGATTTTGTTCGTCACTTTCGTGATTTAGCTTTGGATTGCTATGAAGAAAAGGATGAGGAATCATTGGTGGAAATCTGCATCATCAATATCCTGCCTGAATACAGGGTCTATTTGGAAAATATCGGCATTACTCAATTTTCCAGGTTGATTGAAGCAGTAAGAAAAACGAGCATGTCTGTTAAGACCACCACAAGTCAGAGGAGTTGGAGAGATAAGAAAGACACGACCCAGAGGGATGCACACCAAGCTTTAATGGTAGATGAAAGATACTTGAAGAGGAAGGAACGATCCGGAACAGTCCCGGCAGTCCCTTGTACTGATGAGGAACTTCATGCTATTCTTGATACATTGTTTGCTGATGGAGTGATCAAGCCCGTGCAGCGAGAAAAGCCCCCCACCAGGGAAGATAAGAAGAATCCACGCTACTGCCGTTATCACCAAATAGTGGGACATCCTACCCCCGCCTGTCAAACCTTGTGA
- the LOC133733925 gene encoding uncharacterized protein LOC133733925, which translates to MTAVVEEEEPWTLHFDGSATANGGGAGVVLEDPKGHAKSLSFKLNFSCTNNVAEYEAFIAGLATAHELRVKKIRVIGDSNLVISQLKGDFAVKEVTLAPYRTLAERLIKKFEQITLEHIPGSTNRYADALATLGSKLSFTREQPNITVIQNNKPCVEAMIFSSPSSEKDWREGVKGEMAQLDKEDRLRTLGDYSLIFGELYKRLSGGVLARCVDEEEARRRLQEVHKATCRVSKWSAYTGDCNVGVIIGQT; encoded by the coding sequence ATGACAGCAGTGGTTGAAGAAGAGGAGCCTTGGACCCTTCACTTCGACGGGTCAGCCACGGCTAACGGAGGAGGAGCTGGAGTTGTACTCGAGGACCCTAAGGGGCATGCCAAGTCCCTTTCATTCAAGCTAAACTTCTCATGCACTAATAATGTGGCAGAGTATGAAGCTTTTATTGCTGGGCTTGCAACTGCACATGAATTGAGAGTCAAGAAAATCAGAGTCATCGGGGATTCAAACTTAGTCATCAGCCAATTGAAGGGAGATTTTGCGGTGAAAGAAGTGACCTTGGCACCTTATAGAACTTTGGCAGAAAGGTTAATCAAGAAGTTTGAGCAGATAACTCTTGAGCACATTCCCGGCAGCACTAACAGATATGCGGATGCTTTGGCTACCCTTGGTTCCAAGCTTTCATTCACAAGGGAGCAACCCAACATCACGGTAATTCAAAATAACAAGCCATGTGTAGAAGCTATGATTTTCTCAAGCCCATCAAGTGAGAAAGATTGGCGAGAAGGTGTCAAGGGCGAGATGGCTCAGTTGGACAAGGAAGATAGACTCAGAACACTAGGAGACTATAGTTTGATATTTGGGGAATTGTACAAGCGTCTTTCTGGAGGAGTTTTAGCCCGCTGtgtagatgaagaagaagctcggAGGAGATTGCAAGAAGTACATAAGGCCACTTGTAGGGTGAGCAAGTGGTCAGCTTATACCGGAGACTGCAACGTAGGGGTTATTATTGGCCAAACATGA